The following is a genomic window from Thaumasiovibrio subtropicus.
GTTCAAGATCACGGATACTCAAGTCTTTTCGCTGCGCTAAGGTATGATTTCGATGCACGTAGAAACCAAATTTTGGATACCCTAAATTGTGAAACCGCAGACCGGCTTTTGGTGTTATCGCACCACTGTTTAAGGTGATCGCAAAATCAGCTTGCGACCTCAACAAGGCATCGATTGCGGGGTCTCTGTCGCGTTGCAGCCAATGAATGCGCGTGTGTGGAAAGGCTCGTCGCATCCCACTATCAAACGACGCTATCGCATCACAAGGCAACGCGACGTCATGGCATACCGTCACTTCCGCCACCTCTCCCTGCGAGAGGCTATCGCACGCAAGTTCAAGCGCATCGAGTTGGTAAAGAATGTGCTTCGCTTGACGTAACAGTGGCTCGCCTTCGGTAGTTAACTTCGGCTTTTTCCCAGCTCTTTCAAACAGTTCAAGATCCCAGTCTATCTCTAAATTGGTCACTTGATGGTGTAGTGTCGCCCTGTCTTTACCCAACTTTCTCGCCGCAGCACTAAAGGAGCCCTGTTCAGCCACAGCCACAAAAGCTGTCAGTTGTTCAATACTCGCTCTTGCCATACCTTCCTCCGTTTGTTGCAAATATTCTAACAAAACTGAGATTACTTGCTGAATCACTTTCGTAAAATGGCCACATCCAATGACAAAACAGGATTCACATTATGAAAGCACTTACTAAAAAAATCGTACTGGCTGCATCGGTAGCCGCAGCCATGGCATCAGTCACCGCGTCAGCATGTACTCGCGTGCTTTGGGAAACAGACGATCATGGCGTCTTTGTGGGCCGCACCATGGACTGGATGGAAGAGAATCAACCAACCGTTGATGTGCGACCAGCAGGCATTCGCTATCGCGGTTTCGAATCCGACCATGCGCTAACTTGGGAGTCTAAGTATGCCTCTGTCGGCCTTACACTTTATGGTATTGGTTTGGTAGATGGCTTCAACGAAGCGGGGTTCTCTGCTAATGCTCTGTTTTTAGATGAAGAATCTCCGGGCAAATTTGATGAAACTCGCCAACAA
Proteins encoded in this region:
- a CDS encoding LysR family transcriptional regulator encodes the protein MARASIEQLTAFVAVAEQGSFSAAARKLGKDRATLHHQVTNLEIDWDLELFERAGKKPKLTTEGEPLLRQAKHILYQLDALELACDSLSQGEVAEVTVCHDVALPCDAIASFDSGMRRAFPHTRIHWLQRDRDPAIDALLRSQADFAITLNSGAITPKAGLRFHNLGYPKFGFYVHRNHTLAQRKDLSIRDLEQCRQLVAEDLMNTALKAQMVVASNAVKVSNIDVLLRMLQDDGFAILPEHVLTSSFYADQFCQLDLAFMTKEGRAGYVLLSRSELDNSPVHHALITEITAWFKALP